The Tripterygium wilfordii isolate XIE 37 chromosome 4, ASM1340144v1, whole genome shotgun sequence genome has a window encoding:
- the LOC119996741 gene encoding uncharacterized protein LOC119996741 isoform X2 has product MGLHLRPNSGIVISRTSSCSDDALFHHQPFRLVSSFILSGMVSSSKSNLTKTTVFWGWFFVLIGFVSFLGFLFTAVISKLLPASDNPLLSAIQKDSADLIIGLDEHAWWRWAF; this is encoded by the exons ATGGGCTTACATTTAAGGCCCAATTCAGGAATAGTTATCAGCAGGACATCTTCGTGCTCAGACGACGCCCTCTTTCATCATCAACCGTTCCGCCTAGTCTCTTCTTTTATCCTCTCAG GGATGGTATCTTCCTCCAAATCCAATTTGACCAAGACAACCGTGTTTTGGGGTTGGTTCTTTGTCCTTATCGGGTTTGTTTCATTTCTGGGATTCCTTTTCACTGCAGTCATATCAAAACTTCTTCCTGCTTCGGATAATCCTTTATTATCAGCTATTCAAAAAGACAG CGCAGACTTAATTATTGGACTAGATGAACATGCTTGGTGGAGGTGGGCTTTCTGA
- the LOC119996741 gene encoding uncharacterized protein LOC119996741 isoform X3 — protein sequence MGLHLRPNSGIVISRTSSCSDDALFHHQPFRLVSSFILSGMVSSSKSNLTKTTVFWGWFFVLIGFVSFLGFLFTAVISKLLPASDNPLLSAIQKDRLNYWTR from the exons ATGGGCTTACATTTAAGGCCCAATTCAGGAATAGTTATCAGCAGGACATCTTCGTGCTCAGACGACGCCCTCTTTCATCATCAACCGTTCCGCCTAGTCTCTTCTTTTATCCTCTCAG GGATGGTATCTTCCTCCAAATCCAATTTGACCAAGACAACCGTGTTTTGGGGTTGGTTCTTTGTCCTTATCGGGTTTGTTTCATTTCTGGGATTCCTTTTCACTGCAGTCATATCAAAACTTCTTCCTGCTTCGGATAATCCTTTATTATCAGCTATTCAAAAAGACAG ACTTAATTATTGGACTAGATGA
- the LOC119996741 gene encoding uncharacterized protein LOC119996741 isoform X1 — protein MGLHLRPNSGIVISRTSSCSDDALFHHQPFRLVSSFILSGMVSSSKSNLTKTTVFWGWFFVLIGFVSFLGFLFTAVISKLLPASDNPLLSAIQKDRYYCFLVPLTIPVLVVAVYFHWLSMKLFKHA, from the exons ATGGGCTTACATTTAAGGCCCAATTCAGGAATAGTTATCAGCAGGACATCTTCGTGCTCAGACGACGCCCTCTTTCATCATCAACCGTTCCGCCTAGTCTCTTCTTTTATCCTCTCAG GGATGGTATCTTCCTCCAAATCCAATTTGACCAAGACAACCGTGTTTTGGGGTTGGTTCTTTGTCCTTATCGGGTTTGTTTCATTTCTGGGATTCCTTTTCACTGCAGTCATATCAAAACTTCTTCCTGCTTCGGATAATCCTTTATTATCAGCTATTCAAAAAGACAG GTATTACTGCTTTTTGGTTCCCTTGACAATCCCTGTCCTCGTTGTTGCTGTGTATTTCCACTGGCTTAGCATGAAGTTGTTCAAGCATGCATGA
- the LOC119996741 gene encoding uncharacterized protein LOC119996741 isoform X4: MGLHLRPNSGIVISRTSSCSDDALFHHQPFRLVSSFILSGMVSSSKSNLTKTTVFWGWFFVLIGFVSFLGFLFTAVISKLLPASDNPLLSAIQKDRTP, from the exons ATGGGCTTACATTTAAGGCCCAATTCAGGAATAGTTATCAGCAGGACATCTTCGTGCTCAGACGACGCCCTCTTTCATCATCAACCGTTCCGCCTAGTCTCTTCTTTTATCCTCTCAG GGATGGTATCTTCCTCCAAATCCAATTTGACCAAGACAACCGTGTTTTGGGGTTGGTTCTTTGTCCTTATCGGGTTTGTTTCATTTCTGGGATTCCTTTTCACTGCAGTCATATCAAAACTTCTTCCTGCTTCGGATAATCCTTTATTATCAGCTATTCAAAAAGACAG GACCCCTTAA
- the LOC119996740 gene encoding RNA-binding protein Y14-like: MASLDVEAVDFEAEEDDLMDEDLDAAAAGSPLAPLPKLKSAITGGASSSTPKKTKGRGFREEADTDRQNRLAARDFDSLDSEGGPGPLRSIEGWIILVTGVHEEAQEDDLQNAFGEFGEIRNLHLNLDRRTGFVKGYALIEYENFEEARNAIAAMNSTELLTLTINVDWAFSNGPSNGPYRRKNMRSARSHRSRSPRRRY; this comes from the exons ATGGCGAGCCTAGACGTGGAGGCGGTGGACTTCGAGGCGGAGGAAGACGACCTCATGGACGAAGACTTGGATGCGGCGGCAGCAGGCTCTCCTCTGGCACCACTTCCCAAGCTCAAGTCTGCCATCACTGGTGGGGCCTCCTCCTCCACCCCTAAGAAGACCAAAGGCCGTGGTTTCAGAGAAGAGGCTGATACCGACCGCCAGAATAGGCTAGCAGCACGCGACTTTGACTCTCTCGATTCCGAGGGCGGCCCGGGCCCCTTACGAT CCATTGAGGGATGGATTATATTGGTAACTGGGGTTCATGAGGAGGCACAGGAGGATGATTTGCAGAATGCATTTGGTGAGTTTGGAGAGATCAGGAATTTGCACCTAAATCTTGATCGCCGCACTGGGTTTGTGAAG GGCTATGCATTGATTGAATATGAGAACTTTGAGGAAGCTCGGAATGCAATAGCTGCAATGAATAGTACAGAACTACTTACGCTGACTATTAATGTTGATTGGGCCTTCAGCAATGGTCCTAGTAATGGACCATACAGGAGAAAGAACATGAG GTCTGCACGTTCTCATCGATCAAGGAGTCCGAGGAGGAGATACTAG
- the LOC119996738 gene encoding exosome complex component RRP45A-like isoform X1 — translation MPIPFLHSSIITTSTSTSIVYSTECNISRVSVVLKSLLLQSRFYSFIWKMGDVRLANMWRLAVNEKKFIETALLSDLRIDGRGPFECRKLSIDFGREDGSSEVQLGQTRVMGFVSSQLVQPYQDRPNEGSLLIFTEFSPMADPSFELGRPVESAVELGRVIDRGLRESRAVDTESLCVLAGKLVWAVRVDLLILDNGGNLVDAANIAALAALLTFRLSACTLGGEDGREVIVHPPEVKEPVPLMIHHLPIAVTFAFLSSESMVIDPTHQEEAVMGGRMTATLNASGDICAIQKAGGEGVLQSVIMQCLRIASKNASLITKKINEAVEKYNNERALRRIKRHPASVGLHATGDGAHFGLYQNLSAVKKEDIEISRLHLERLNPLSEQNSTSPCVGGETKSSELSGTTRKDIGAMNSFRGPSSWDPYSKGVNPVFLKASLSSRGSSILNEKRSDLKGEEMSRDSKQEQSLEDTVPVSSVIDASRTEQPTNVQKTLKDAVKPKNKRRKEASSFAS, via the exons ATGCCCATACCTTTTCTTCATTCATCAATCATAACTACTTCTACTTCTACTTCTATTGTTTATTCAACCGAGTGTAACATATCTAGGGTTTCCGTCGTCCTGAAATCCCTGCTCCTCCAGTCCCG CTTTTATTCGTTCATCTGG AAGATGGGTGATGTGAGGTTAGCCAATATGTGGCGCTTAGCTGTGAATGAGAAGAAATTTATTGAGACTGCTTTGCTTTCCGACCTCCGAATCGACGGTCGTGGCCCATTTGAATGTCGTAAACTATCCATAGATTTCGGCAG aGAAGATGGGTCATCAGAGGTGCAGCTAGGCCAGACTCGTGTGATGGGTTTTGTAAGTTCACAATTAGTTCAGCCTTATCAAGACAGACCGAATGAAGGGTCACTTTTAATATTTACCGAGTTCTCTCCAATGGCCGACCCCTCATTCGAGCTAGGTCGTCCAGTAGAGTCTGCAGTGGAGTTGGGGCGTGTAATAGATCGGGGTTTAAG GGAAAGCAGGGCGGTTGACACAGAATCACTTTGTGTTCTTGCTGGGAAGTTGGTATGGGCAGTGCGTGTAGATCTCCTTATTCTTGATAATGGGGG GAATCTTGTTGATGCAGCCAATATTGCTGCTTTGGCTGCACTCTTGACATTTCGGCTGTCAGCCTGCACACTTGGAGGAGAAGATGGTCGGGAAGTGATTGTGCATCCGCCTGAG GTCAAGGAGCCCGTTCCTTTAATGATACATCATCTTCCTATAGCAGTAACTTTTGCATTTCTTAGCAGTGAGAGCATG GTGATAGATCCAACCCACCAGGAAGAGGCTGTTATGGGGGGAAGAATGACTGCTACACTTAACGCAAGTGGTGATATTTGTGCTATTCAGAAAGCTGGAGGGGAAGGCGTGCTGCAGAGTGTCATAATGCAATGTTTGCGGATTGCTTCCAAGAATGCCAGTCTCATAACAAAGAAGATAAATGAAGCA GTTGAAAAATACAACAATGAAAGAGCACTACGAAGGATTAAACGCCACCCTGCTTCTGTTGGTTTGCATGCTACTGGAGATGGTGCTCATTTTGGGTTGTACCAAAATCTATCAGCTGTGAAGaaagaagatattgagatttCAAGGCTCCATTTGGAGAGATTGAATCCCTTATCAGAGCAGAACAGCACTAGTCCATGTGTTGGAGGTGAAACTAAGTCATCTGAACTAAGTGGAACCACTAGGAAGGATATCGGTGCCATGAATTCCTTTAGGGGACCCTCAAGTTG GGATCCTTACTCAAAAGGTGTCAATCCAGTGTTCTTGAAAGCTTCTTTATCCTCACGAG GAAGTTCAATACTCAATGAAAAACGAAGCGACTTAAAAGGTGAAGAAATGTCTAGAGATTCCAAGCAAGAGCAATCCCTGGAAGATACTGTGCCAGTTTCCTCAGTTATTGATGCATCACGGACTGAGCAGCCTACCAATGTACAGAAAACTTTGAAGGATGCTGTAAAGCCTAAGAACAAGAGAAGAAAGGAGGCATCATCCTTTGCTAGCTAG
- the LOC119996738 gene encoding exosome complex component RRP45A-like isoform X2: MGDVRLANMWRLAVNEKKFIETALLSDLRIDGRGPFECRKLSIDFGREDGSSEVQLGQTRVMGFVSSQLVQPYQDRPNEGSLLIFTEFSPMADPSFELGRPVESAVELGRVIDRGLRESRAVDTESLCVLAGKLVWAVRVDLLILDNGGNLVDAANIAALAALLTFRLSACTLGGEDGREVIVHPPEVKEPVPLMIHHLPIAVTFAFLSSESMVIDPTHQEEAVMGGRMTATLNASGDICAIQKAGGEGVLQSVIMQCLRIASKNASLITKKINEAVEKYNNERALRRIKRHPASVGLHATGDGAHFGLYQNLSAVKKEDIEISRLHLERLNPLSEQNSTSPCVGGETKSSELSGTTRKDIGAMNSFRGPSSWDPYSKGVNPVFLKASLSSRGSSILNEKRSDLKGEEMSRDSKQEQSLEDTVPVSSVIDASRTEQPTNVQKTLKDAVKPKNKRRKEASSFAS; encoded by the exons ATGGGTGATGTGAGGTTAGCCAATATGTGGCGCTTAGCTGTGAATGAGAAGAAATTTATTGAGACTGCTTTGCTTTCCGACCTCCGAATCGACGGTCGTGGCCCATTTGAATGTCGTAAACTATCCATAGATTTCGGCAG aGAAGATGGGTCATCAGAGGTGCAGCTAGGCCAGACTCGTGTGATGGGTTTTGTAAGTTCACAATTAGTTCAGCCTTATCAAGACAGACCGAATGAAGGGTCACTTTTAATATTTACCGAGTTCTCTCCAATGGCCGACCCCTCATTCGAGCTAGGTCGTCCAGTAGAGTCTGCAGTGGAGTTGGGGCGTGTAATAGATCGGGGTTTAAG GGAAAGCAGGGCGGTTGACACAGAATCACTTTGTGTTCTTGCTGGGAAGTTGGTATGGGCAGTGCGTGTAGATCTCCTTATTCTTGATAATGGGGG GAATCTTGTTGATGCAGCCAATATTGCTGCTTTGGCTGCACTCTTGACATTTCGGCTGTCAGCCTGCACACTTGGAGGAGAAGATGGTCGGGAAGTGATTGTGCATCCGCCTGAG GTCAAGGAGCCCGTTCCTTTAATGATACATCATCTTCCTATAGCAGTAACTTTTGCATTTCTTAGCAGTGAGAGCATG GTGATAGATCCAACCCACCAGGAAGAGGCTGTTATGGGGGGAAGAATGACTGCTACACTTAACGCAAGTGGTGATATTTGTGCTATTCAGAAAGCTGGAGGGGAAGGCGTGCTGCAGAGTGTCATAATGCAATGTTTGCGGATTGCTTCCAAGAATGCCAGTCTCATAACAAAGAAGATAAATGAAGCA GTTGAAAAATACAACAATGAAAGAGCACTACGAAGGATTAAACGCCACCCTGCTTCTGTTGGTTTGCATGCTACTGGAGATGGTGCTCATTTTGGGTTGTACCAAAATCTATCAGCTGTGAAGaaagaagatattgagatttCAAGGCTCCATTTGGAGAGATTGAATCCCTTATCAGAGCAGAACAGCACTAGTCCATGTGTTGGAGGTGAAACTAAGTCATCTGAACTAAGTGGAACCACTAGGAAGGATATCGGTGCCATGAATTCCTTTAGGGGACCCTCAAGTTG GGATCCTTACTCAAAAGGTGTCAATCCAGTGTTCTTGAAAGCTTCTTTATCCTCACGAG GAAGTTCAATACTCAATGAAAAACGAAGCGACTTAAAAGGTGAAGAAATGTCTAGAGATTCCAAGCAAGAGCAATCCCTGGAAGATACTGTGCCAGTTTCCTCAGTTATTGATGCATCACGGACTGAGCAGCCTACCAATGTACAGAAAACTTTGAAGGATGCTGTAAAGCCTAAGAACAAGAGAAGAAAGGAGGCATCATCCTTTGCTAGCTAG
- the LOC119997919 gene encoding ABC transporter G family member 15-like has protein sequence MEIEVASTSYSSSTATGFDSSGGGSAVVGGGGGERGTYLAWENLIVVLSNFGEGPTKRLLQGLDGYAEPGRIMAIMGPSGSGKSTLLDSLAGRLSRNVVMTGDVLFNGKKKIVDYGVIAYVTQEDVVLGTLTVRETLTYSALLRLPKTMTKEEVTDTVEGTISEMGLQECADTVIGNWHLRGISGGEKKRLSIALEIITKPRLLFLDEPTSGLDSASAFFVTQTLRNIARDGRTVISSIHQPSSEVFALFDDLCLLSGGELVYFGEAKIAVEFFAEAGFPCPRKRNPSDHFLRCINSDFDAVTATLKGSQRIRDVPGSSDPFMNMATAEIKARLVEKYRRSNYAKRTRERVREISGIEGLEVQTQGGSQASWLKQLKTLSHRSIVNMSRDVGYYWARIAVYIVVSICVGTIFYDVGYSYTAILARVSCGAFITGFMTFMSIGGFPSFIEEMKVFTRERLNGYYGVSAYILSNSISSSPFLVAIAWISGTITYSMVKFHPGFSFSHYVFFCLNILFCIAVIESLMMVVASLVPNFLMGVVTGAGIIGIIMMTSGFFRLLPDLPKPFWRYPISYISYGSWAIQGAYKNDFLGLEFDPLIPGMPKLKGDEIIKTVFGVPVDRSKWWDLTAVVAIFVGYRLLFFIILKLKERAFPMFNTFYAKKIKQQLDKRPSFRKIPSFASISQRHQNVYSLSSQEGLNSPFH, from the exons ATGGAGATTGAGGTGGCAAGTACTAGTTACAGTAGCAGTACTGCTACTGGGTTTGATAGTAGTGGTGGTGGTAGTGCGGTGGTAGGCGGCGGTGGAGGGGAGAGAGGAACATATTTGGCTTGGGAGAATTTGATTGTTGTGCTGTCCAATTTTGGGGAGGGACCAACAAAGAGATTGCTTCAAGGGCTTGATGGGTATGCTGAGCCTGGGAGAATTATGGCCATTATGGGTCCTTCTGGATCTGGAAAATCAACACTTCTTGATTCACTTGCCG GTAGACTTTCAAGAAATGTTGTCATGACTGGAGATGTTCTTTTCAATGGCAAGAAGAAAATAGTGGACTATGGTGTCATT GCTTATGTAACTCAAGAAGATGTGGTGCTGGGAACTCTTACAGTCAGAGAAACCCTTACTTATTCAGCCCTTTTAAGGCTTCCAAAAACTATGACCAAAGAGGAAGTCACAGACACTGTGGAAGGAACTATATCAGAAATGGGTCTCCAAGAATGTGCTGATACTGTGATTGGAAACTGGCACTTGAGGGGTATAAGTGGTGGCGAGAAGAAGAGGCTAAGCATTGCATTAGAAATCATCACGAAGCCGCGCCTGTTGTTTCTTGATGAACCAACTAGCGGCCTTGATAGTGCCTCTGCATTCTTTGTAACTCAAACATTGAGAAATATTGCCCGCGATGGAAGGACAGTTATCTCTTCTATTCACCAGCCGAGTAGTGAAGTTTTTGCACTCTTTGATGACCTTTGCTTACTCTCTGGTGGTGAACTTGTTTATTTTGGAGAAGCAAAGATAGCTGTAGAG TTTTTTGCTGAAGCTGGTTTTCCATGCCCTCGTAAGAGAAATCCTTCTGATCACTTCTTGCGCTGTATAAATTCAGACTTCGACGCTGTAACGGCTACACTTAAAGGATCTCAAAGAATTCGA GATGTACCTGGATCATCAGACCCCTTCATGAACATGGCAACTGCAGAAATCAAAGCAAGGCTGGTTGAGAAATATAGGCGCTCTAACTATGCAAAGAGGACAAGAGAAAGGGTCCGAGAAATATCAGGCATT GAAGGACTAGAAGTTCAAACACAAGGTGGGAGTCAGGCAAGTTGGTTGAAGCAACTGAAAACATTGTCACACCGATCAATTGTGAACATGTCTAGAGATGTGGGATATTACTGGGCAAGGATAGCGGTTTACATAGTTGTATCAATTTGTGTCGGTACTATATTTTATGATGTTGGCTACAGCTATACCGCAATCTTGGCTCGTGTATCCTGCGGTGCATTCATAACAGGTTTTATGACATTTATGTCTATTGGAGGCTTCCCATCATTCATAGAAGAAAtgaag gtatttACTCGAGAAAGGCTGAATGGTTATTACGGAGTCTCAGCGTATATACTGTCCAACTCCATTTCTTCATCTCCATTCTTGGTTGCAATTGCCTGGATATCTGGAACTATAACATATTCCATGGTGAAATTTCACCCGGGTTTTTCATTTTCTCACTACGTGTTCTTCTGTCTCAATATTCTCTTCTGCATCGCTGTCATAGAGAGCCTGATGATGGTTGTAGCTTCGTTGGTTCCCAATTTCCTGATGGGAGTTGTAACCGGGGCTGGAATTATT GGAATCATAATGATGACTTCTGGCTTCTTCCGATTGCTACCTGATCTTCCAAAGCCATTTTGGCGCTACCCGATCTCATATATCAGTTACGGTTCATGGGCAATCCAG GGTGCGTACAAGAACGACTTCCTTGGTCTTGAGTTTGACCCTCTCATACCTGGTATGCCAAAGCTCAAGGGTGATGAAATCATCAAAACTGTCTTTGGAGTTCCAGTCGATCGTTCCAAGTGGTGGGATTTGACTGCAGTAGTAGCTATTTTTGTGGGTTATCGActtctcttcttcatcattCTCAAGTTGAAGGAAAGAGCCTTCCCAATGTTCAATACATTCTATGCTAAGAAAATCAAGCAACAACTCGATAAGAGGCCTTCCTTCAGGAAAATACCTTCATTCGCCTCCATTTCCCAGAGGCACCAGAATGTGTATTCACTGTCTTCACAGGAGGGTCTTAACTCTCCTTTCCATTAA